One Solidesulfovibrio fructosivorans JJ] DNA segment encodes these proteins:
- the era gene encoding GTPase Era has protein sequence MERAQRFGHVVMLGPTNAGKSTLLNRVIGQKVSIVSPKPQTTRNSISGILTEGDAQAVFLDTPGLHRQKRGIAPLLLRSAYAALGQADVVLVLLDGARYARDPDALRADLRPVVQALTNAKTPVVVALNKSDAVRDKARMLPVLAAIGEALPGAELFPVSALTGQGVAELLTALFARLPEGPHQYDPDEISTAPVRFLAGEIVREKLFLALGEELPYSTAVTVENWDEKSKPGLVKILATILVGRESHKPMVIGKGGERIKDIGAKARAEIEEMIGSQVFLELWVKVRPDWAADQGLLRELGLGE, from the coding sequence TTGGAGCGCGCCCAACGTTTCGGCCATGTGGTCATGCTCGGCCCCACCAACGCCGGCAAGTCCACCCTGCTCAACCGGGTGATCGGACAGAAAGTGTCCATTGTTTCGCCCAAGCCCCAAACCACCCGCAACAGCATCAGCGGCATCCTGACCGAAGGCGACGCCCAGGCCGTGTTTCTGGACACGCCGGGGCTGCACCGCCAAAAACGCGGCATCGCCCCGCTGCTTTTACGCAGCGCCTACGCGGCCCTGGGGCAGGCCGACGTGGTGCTGGTGCTCCTCGACGGCGCCCGCTACGCCCGGGACCCCGACGCCCTGCGCGCCGACCTGCGCCCCGTCGTCCAGGCGCTGACGAACGCCAAAACGCCTGTTGTGGTGGCGCTCAACAAATCCGACGCGGTCAGGGACAAGGCCCGGATGCTGCCGGTTCTGGCCGCCATCGGCGAAGCCCTGCCCGGAGCCGAACTTTTCCCTGTCAGCGCCCTGACCGGCCAGGGCGTCGCGGAACTCTTGACCGCCCTTTTCGCCCGCCTGCCCGAAGGGCCCCACCAATACGACCCGGACGAGATATCAACGGCCCCGGTGCGTTTTCTGGCCGGCGAGATCGTGCGCGAAAAGCTCTTTTTGGCCCTTGGCGAGGAACTCCCCTACTCCACGGCCGTGACCGTGGAAAACTGGGACGAAAAGAGCAAACCCGGGCTGGTCAAAATTCTGGCCACCATCCTGGTCGGCCGGGAAAGCCACAAGCCCATGGTCATCGGCAAGGGCGGCGAGCGCATCAAGGACATCGGGGCCAAGGCCCGGGCCGAAATCGAAGAGATGATCGGGTCCCAGGTGTTTTTGGAGCTGTGGGTCAAGGTCCGGCCGGACTGGGCCGCCGACCAGGGACTCCTGCGCGAGTTGGGCCTTGGGGAATAG
- a CDS encoding YggS family pyridoxal phosphate-dependent enzyme, giving the protein MTEVGDRLVETDAAKRLAHVKGRIADACAACGRDPAAVTLVAVSKLHDVAEVAAMAACGQRIFGESYIQEALPKMEAAPAGLAWHFIGHLQRNKAKLAVARFALIHTVDNADLAGILQKRTAEAGLTQDICLQVNVAGESQKSGVDPRRLPKLAEAVAAMGALRLVGLMVIPPVFDDPEGARPVFARLRTLRDELASRLALPLPVLSMGMSGDLEAAVMEGATHVRVGTDLFGPRQR; this is encoded by the coding sequence GTGACGGAAGTCGGAGACAGGTTGGTGGAAACGGACGCGGCCAAACGCCTGGCCCATGTGAAGGGGCGCATTGCCGACGCCTGCGCCGCTTGCGGCCGCGACCCGGCCGCGGTGACGCTGGTGGCGGTGTCCAAGCTTCACGACGTCGCGGAAGTCGCGGCCATGGCCGCCTGCGGCCAACGCATCTTCGGGGAATCCTACATCCAGGAGGCCCTGCCCAAGATGGAGGCCGCCCCGGCCGGGCTCGCCTGGCACTTCATCGGCCATCTGCAGCGCAACAAGGCCAAGCTGGCCGTGGCCCGCTTCGCCCTGATCCACACGGTGGACAATGCCGACCTGGCAGGAATATTGCAAAAAAGAACCGCTGAAGCGGGCCTGACCCAGGATATCTGCCTCCAGGTCAATGTGGCCGGGGAATCGCAGAAGTCCGGCGTCGATCCGCGGCGCCTGCCGAAACTGGCCGAAGCCGTGGCCGCCATGGGCGCCTTGCGCCTTGTGGGCCTTATGGTCATTCCGCCGGTCTTTGACGATCCGGAAGGCGCGCGGCCCGTTTTCGCCCGGTTGCGGACACTTCGCGACGAGCTGGCCAGCCGGCTCGCGCTGCCGCTTCCGGTTTTGTCCATGGGCATGAGCGGCGACCTGGAGGCCGCCGTCATGGAAGGGGCCACCCACGTGCGCGTAGGCACGGATCTGTTCGGCCCGAGACAGCGATAA
- a CDS encoding flagellar basal body-associated FliL family protein: protein MADAPEAPEEKKKSGFLKYVILVVLLLLLGGGGFFAYQYFFVAKPPATAEQAKEQAQAEEKKAEEQHAPAEEKKAEGGHGEAQKGGHGGKEAPSNLVALPAFVVNLADPNARRYLKIVLSVEMTGNPELLEANQAKIRDALLMLLSTKTSQDLSTLEGKILLRKEIVDRLNQAIGQAKVARVYFTDFVIQ, encoded by the coding sequence ATGGCAGACGCGCCCGAAGCACCCGAAGAGAAAAAGAAATCCGGTTTCCTCAAATACGTCATCCTGGTGGTGCTGCTGCTCCTGCTCGGCGGCGGGGGCTTCTTCGCCTACCAGTATTTCTTCGTGGCCAAGCCGCCGGCAACGGCGGAACAGGCCAAGGAACAGGCCCAGGCCGAGGAGAAAAAAGCCGAGGAACAGCATGCCCCGGCCGAGGAAAAGAAGGCCGAAGGCGGCCACGGCGAAGCCCAAAAAGGCGGCCATGGCGGCAAGGAAGCGCCTTCCAACCTGGTGGCCCTGCCGGCCTTCGTGGTCAACCTGGCCGACCCCAACGCCCGGCGCTACCTCAAAATCGTGCTCAGCGTGGAGATGACCGGCAACCCGGAACTGCTGGAAGCCAACCAGGCCAAAATCCGCGACGCGCTGTTGATGCTGCTGTCCACCAAAACCTCCCAGGATCTGAGCACGCTCGAGGGCAAGATCCTGCTGCGCAAGGAGATCGTGGACCGCCTCAACCAGGCGATCGGCCAAGCCAAGGTGGCCCGGGTCTATTTCACGGACTTCGTCATTCAATAA
- the fliN gene encoding flagellar motor switch protein FliN, whose protein sequence is MTPDDIDQDKLAAEWASALEDQEDEKPASQSDIDALFDQPSGDSAPAGGGGGGGGVEGGGGGGDDALAAEWAAALADEEEQSIKSERDQETLSRQSAAAQFKNLTQEAKAPRPENVRRDLDFILDIPLDVSAELGRTKLLINELLQLGQGSVIELNKLAGEPLEIYVNGKLVARGEAVVINEKFGVRLTDIISPIERVKQLA, encoded by the coding sequence ATGACTCCCGACGACATCGATCAGGACAAACTGGCCGCCGAATGGGCCTCCGCCCTGGAGGACCAGGAGGACGAAAAACCAGCCTCCCAGTCGGACATCGACGCCCTGTTCGACCAGCCTTCCGGCGATTCCGCCCCGGCGGGCGGAGGTGGAGGTGGAGGCGGGGTCGAAGGCGGTGGCGGTGGCGGTGACGACGCCCTGGCCGCCGAATGGGCCGCCGCCCTGGCCGACGAGGAAGAGCAGTCCATCAAGAGCGAACGGGACCAGGAAACCCTGTCCCGACAAAGCGCCGCCGCCCAATTCAAGAATTTGACGCAGGAAGCCAAGGCGCCGCGCCCGGAAAACGTGCGCCGCGACCTGGACTTCATCCTGGACATTCCGCTCGACGTCTCGGCCGAACTCGGCCGCACCAAGCTGCTCATAAACGAGCTGCTGCAACTCGGCCAGGGCTCGGTCATCGAGCTCAACAAGCTGGCCGGCGAGCCCCTGGAAATCTACGTCAACGGCAAGCTGGTGGCCCGGGGCGAGGCCGTGGTCATCAACGAAAAATTCGGCGTGCGCTTAACCGACATCATAAGCCCCATCGAACGGGTGAAACAGCTTGCCTGA
- the fliO gene encoding flagellar biosynthetic protein FliO, with product MPDPATAVTATAPPMPPASDYGLAGAALHMGLALLVILALIFAAYWVLRRFGPKLGLGPAGRGGMLRIMSHLSLGPRKSIIVVRFLNGKSEPKDLVLGVTDHSITLLTEDDAPHDTAAATDFAAALADKTSRPGGDAAS from the coding sequence TTGCCTGATCCCGCGACCGCCGTCACCGCCACCGCGCCGCCGATGCCCCCGGCCTCGGACTACGGCCTAGCCGGGGCGGCCCTCCACATGGGCCTGGCCCTGCTCGTCATTTTGGCGCTCATTTTCGCCGCCTACTGGGTGCTGCGCCGCTTCGGGCCGAAGCTCGGCCTGGGGCCGGCCGGCCGGGGCGGCATGTTGCGGATCATGTCGCACCTGAGCCTCGGTCCCCGTAAAAGCATCATTGTGGTCCGATTCTTGAATGGCAAAAGCGAACCCAAGGATCTGGTCCTTGGCGTCACGGACCACTCCATCACGCTTTTGACCGAGGACGATGCGCCCCATGACACCGCTGCCGCAACCGATTTCGCCGCCGCGCTGGCCGACAAGACCAGCCGCCCGGGCGGCGATGCTGCTTCCTAG
- the fliP gene encoding flagellar type III secretion system pore protein FliP (The bacterial flagellar biogenesis protein FliP forms a type III secretion system (T3SS)-type pore required for flagellar assembly.) codes for MLLPSLLCLLTLAGLLLTAAAPALAQDTPSLTLSLAAGQTQPERVSTLLEILFALTVLSLAPAFVLTVTSFTRIIIVFSFLRQAMGVPQVPPSQILASLAIFLTCVIMYPTGKAINDDALQPYLNEQIGFTEALKKAETPLREFLFKHTREKDLSVFYTVTKMERPKDKAEVPTTMLAAGFIISELKTAFTIGFLIYIPFLILDMVISSILLAMGMMMLPPATIAMPFKLLLFVLVDGWGLMVGSIVNSFNT; via the coding sequence ATGCTGCTTCCTAGCCTCCTCTGTCTCCTGACGCTGGCCGGCCTGCTGCTCACCGCCGCCGCGCCGGCCCTGGCCCAGGACACCCCGAGCCTGACCCTGTCCCTGGCCGCCGGCCAGACCCAGCCGGAACGCGTCTCGACCCTGCTCGAGATCCTTTTCGCCCTGACCGTCCTGTCCCTGGCCCCGGCCTTCGTGCTGACGGTGACGTCCTTCACCCGCATCATCATCGTCTTCTCGTTTCTGCGCCAAGCCATGGGCGTGCCCCAGGTGCCGCCGTCCCAGATCCTGGCCAGCCTGGCCATCTTCCTCACCTGCGTCATCATGTACCCCACGGGCAAGGCCATAAACGACGACGCGCTGCAACCCTATCTCAACGAGCAGATCGGCTTCACCGAGGCCCTCAAAAAGGCCGAGACGCCGCTTCGGGAATTTCTCTTCAAGCATACCCGGGAAAAGGACCTGTCGGTCTTTTACACCGTGACCAAGATGGAGCGGCCCAAGGACAAGGCCGAGGTGCCGACGACTATGCTCGCGGCCGGATTCATCATCAGCGAACTGAAAACCGCGTTCACCATCGGTTTTCTCATCTACATCCCGTTCCTCATCCTGGACATGGTCATCTCGAGCATCCTTCTGGCCATGGGCATGATGATGCTGCCGCCGGCCACCATCGCCATGCCGTTCAAGCTGCTGCTGTTCGTGCTGGTCGACGGCTGGGGGCTCATGGTAGGCTCCATCGTCAACTCGTTTAATACGTAA
- the fliQ gene encoding flagellar biosynthesis protein FliQ codes for MTTDMVVALARQAIETALFLALPMLGVSLVVGVVISVLQAATQIQEMTLTFVPKILSMFIALLVAFPWMMDKMINFTKELFMNIPNYLR; via the coding sequence ATGACGACGGATATGGTTGTGGCCCTGGCGCGACAGGCCATCGAAACGGCGCTTTTTCTGGCCCTGCCCATGCTCGGGGTGTCACTGGTCGTCGGCGTGGTGATCTCCGTGCTCCAGGCCGCCACCCAGATTCAGGAAATGACCCTCACCTTCGTGCCGAAGATCCTGTCCATGTTCATCGCCCTTCTCGTCGCCTTCCCCTGGATGATGGACAAGATGATCAATTTCACGAAGGAGCTTTTCATGAACATTCCGAACTACCTGCGCTGA
- a CDS encoding sugar phosphate isomerase/epimerase family protein, with the protein MTRYYVNLNLRVADRDPSLVLRHLEGRVPPELGLDPLLMDAKPAAWHRELARRLADAGLPCTLHLPFFDLQPGSADARIRTATRDRLLAALETAAVYAPDRMVGHSAYNRFLYMRSFSGWAARAADTWAEVLASWPGHPPLCLENTHETDPATVSGAVEALRERLPETARERVGICFDIGHWHSFAGGSVRGDLADWVASFAPYLLHMHLHDNDGSFDQHLGPGQGSIPFDALFELLSRRGLRPTVTFEPHTPAGYAQALAFAGSRPDFFAG; encoded by the coding sequence ATGACCCGGTACTACGTCAATTTGAACCTGCGCGTGGCCGATCGCGATCCGTCTTTGGTGCTGCGCCATCTGGAGGGTCGGGTGCCGCCGGAACTGGGCCTCGATCCGCTGCTCATGGACGCCAAGCCGGCTGCCTGGCACCGGGAGCTGGCCCGGCGGCTGGCGGACGCCGGCCTGCCGTGCACGCTGCATTTGCCGTTTTTCGATCTCCAGCCCGGCAGCGCCGACGCCCGCATCCGGACGGCCACCCGGGACAGGCTGCTGGCGGCCCTGGAAACGGCGGCCGTCTACGCCCCCGACCGGATGGTCGGGCACAGCGCCTACAACCGCTTTCTCTACATGCGTTCCTTTAGCGGCTGGGCGGCCCGCGCCGCCGATACCTGGGCCGAGGTACTGGCTTCCTGGCCCGGGCACCCGCCCCTTTGCCTGGAAAACACCCACGAAACCGACCCGGCCACGGTCAGCGGCGCGGTCGAGGCGCTGCGCGAACGCTTGCCCGAGACCGCCCGGGAGCGCGTCGGCATCTGCTTCGACATCGGCCACTGGCACAGTTTCGCCGGGGGCAGCGTGCGGGGCGATCTGGCCGACTGGGTCGCATCCTTCGCGCCCTATCTGCTCCACATGCACCTGCACGACAACGACGGCAGCTTCGACCAGCACCTGGGACCGGGACAGGGCAGCATTCCCTTTGACGCGCTGTTCGAGCTGCTTTCCCGGCGCGGCCTGCGTCCCACCGTGACCTTCGAGCCCCACACGCCCGCCGGCTACGCCCAGGCCCTGGCCTTCGCCGGGTCCCGGCCGGACTTCTTCGCCGGCTGA